The DNA sequence TAGCAAAAATGGAACTAGACATTGATGAAGCATCCAATAAAGTGTCGGTCAAACTCTCAAAATCCCAAATTCTGGATAATGTCATCGAGACTGAACATATGACTGTCGAAGACGTCAAAGGAACTATCTTTTCTGACTACCCCACTCAGACCGTTATTGACGAAATCAACACCCATAAAAAACAACTTGAAGAAGAAAAAGTCAGTCAGGGGTTATTGGAAGAAGCAGACGCGAACGCTCAGTCATTTTTCACTTCCGTTTTGAACTCCCATGGCTATGAAGTGTACATCGAGTTCTACTGAATAAAAATTCAATACTTAACACGAAAAAAATCGCATGAAACGCAACAATCAAACGTTGCTTTCATGCGATTTATATTTGCGCAAAAATGTTATTTTATAAGCAAAACTCAATTTGCAAAGGCGCTTAACCCTTCATAGCTGTTGTTATGGATCAGATCGGATTTCAAGTAATCGATGATTGATTCCGGAATTTCCACGCCTTGAGACTTGTTTCTCTCATAGCGCTCGTTGGATCCTTGACCAGGGTAACGGACATTTGAAAAGCCTTCTGTTGGTTTGATGGCGTTCAATTCTTCCATCGTTTGGCTGATTTGTTGTCTGAAAGTATCAGCATCCCCGAAACGGGCTGGATCGAGGATAATGTAGAGTTGTCCCAGATTGCGGCCGGTATGCAGGTCATGGTACATGGAACTGACGTGTTTTCCGAAAGGCAAGTTCATCAGGACACCCGAAAAAATGTCGACCATCATCATCAGTCCATAACCTTTAGGACCGGCGATGGGCATCAATCCCCTCACCGCATGCGGATCGGTTGTTGCTTTTCCATTTTCATCAACAGCCCAATCTGCTGGAATTTCACGGCCTTTTGAGCGCGCATCCAATATTTTTCCCCAGGCTTGCACGGTGGTCGCCATATCAAAAATCAGCGGCGTATCGGTTGCACTTGGCGCACCAAAACCGATTGGATTGGTCCCGTAGTAGACTTCTGCACCGCCAAAAGGCACTGCCATCGGGTCGGACTGCGTCATCGCTATGCCGGCTAAACCTGCTTCGGCGATTTTGCGCAAATAGTAGGATAAGGTACCCGTATGCCCGCATCTCGACACGCCAACTACCGCCACACCGGATTCTTTCGCCATTTGGATGGCTGGTTCCAAGGCTAAATTCGCCACGTACTGTCCTTGTGCATTGTCCCCATGGAATACGCCGGAGCTTTCCCCGGTTTTTTCGAATCTGATTTCAGGCTCTAGAGTGATGCCGCCTTTATTGATACGTTCTGAATAATACTCCACCCGGACGGCGCCGTGGGAATGGACACCGCATAAATCCGCATAAACCAAATGGTTCGCGGTCTCGGCAGCTTGGACTTCCAGCAAACCCGCTGCTTGGAGTTTGTTTTTGATCAATACATGCAACTCATCCGGAGTCACTTTGATCAATTTTTCTTCCGACATGAATGATTCCTCCTTTAATGTTCACTAATGATATCTAGGCTTATATGTTGGTATTCACTAAATAATCTGCCCACGCCTCACCATAAAGCGCTACCATTTTATAAGATTACAATATCATAAGAAAAATCGGATAGATTTAGCTGAAGTGCACAAATTGCCTATGGTTGCTTGGACGTTATGAATGAATGGAAAAATGCGTGATCTGCATGTGCCCCTCAATCGGAGCCTATGCAGATCACGCATTATTATTTCTTACAGTTTCCAGTAAGCCCGCGCACTGTTTAGCCACGCGCTCCATATCCAGAAGCTTGAATGTCTGAATGATATCCGTCAGCTTTTGGGTATCCTCCTGTTGCTGCATGATGCCGATCAACTCCTTGAAGAAAAGCAACATGGCATGTTCATACATCCTGTTGTCCGATGTAGAAACAGTCTTTTCCAAATCATCATAGTAGAACAAGCTCTTCTCCAGATTATTTTTCTCCAGTTGCAACACCAGGATATTTGAAATGAGGGAGAATAGTTCGTTTTTATACCGTTTCATCTGATTGAACTCTGTCATCTTCTCCTTGGCTCTAGCGTACACAGCATCCACTGCATCCTCCGGAAAGAAATCCAAGGCGTTGGTGAACAAAACCAATTCATAATAATGCCATGTCTCACAATGAAAAAGGTAGTTTTTTATGACCGCCAACTCTTTATGCGGGAATGGCAGCTCGCTGAGGTTACACCTCAGCAGATGGATAATGCTCGCATGGTGCAAATATTTGATTTGGGAAGTTTCATCAAAATGATTTCTGGACGCTTCCTCTAAAGCCGCCAACCTTGGTATATCCTTTGCGTAGTAGGCTTCTGAATAAGCGCTGATCATCATAGTATCCGTATTCGCTTTGTTTCCATCATACAGG is a window from the Trichococcus shcherbakoviae genome containing:
- the allD gene encoding ureidoglycolate dehydrogenase, producing the protein MSEEKLIKVTPDELHVLIKNKLQAAGLLEVQAAETANHLVYADLCGVHSHGAVRVEYYSERINKGGITLEPEIRFEKTGESSGVFHGDNAQGQYVANLALEPAIQMAKESGVAVVGVSRCGHTGTLSYYLRKIAEAGLAGIAMTQSDPMAVPFGGAEVYYGTNPIGFGAPSATDTPLIFDMATTVQAWGKILDARSKGREIPADWAVDENGKATTDPHAVRGLMPIAGPKGYGLMMMVDIFSGVLMNLPFGKHVSSMYHDLHTGRNLGQLYIILDPARFGDADTFRQQISQTMEELNAIKPTEGFSNVRYPGQGSNERYERNKSQGVEIPESIIDYLKSDLIHNNSYEGLSAFAN
- a CDS encoding helix-turn-helix domain-containing protein, whose amino-acid sequence is MQIGEVLGEIRKNKNLKSKEVYKGILSRPAISRFEKGHSDTTAEKFLQILENLNLSLEEFHFLYDGNKANTDTMMISAYSEAYYAKDIPRLAALEEASRNHFDETSQIKYLHHASIIHLLRCNLSELPFPHKELAVIKNYLFHCETWHYYELVLFTNALDFFPEDAVDAVYARAKEKMTEFNQMKRYKNELFSLISNILVLQLEKNNLEKSLFYYDDLEKTVSTSDNRMYEHAMLLFFKELIGIMQQQEDTQKLTDIIQTFKLLDMERVAKQCAGLLETVRNNNA